One Mus musculus strain C57BL/6J chromosome 2, GRCm38.p6 C57BL/6J genomic window, GGCTAAAAACATTTGATACTAGCTTTTGTTGCAATAAGAAAGTGGACTTTCTGGTGTGGCACAATGGACATCACCAGAAGGCTGGAGCTTGCCCCTTTTAGCTGCTTGTGTTCTACAACAGTAACTCGAGAATCTTAGGTGCCTGGATTCAGCCTTGACCTAGGCTACCCCCACTTTCCCTGGAAGCTTCCAGGTTAACTCCTAGTGTGCTTAAGCAGCCCCAAAGCTCCTTCCTGCGCGCTCTGCTGGAGGCAGCATGGAGTTTATGGGAAAGCAGCTACTTGTGGCATTTGAAGGCAGCCCTAATAGAAGACCGTAGTTTCGCCTTCTTCTCTCGGCACTTTCTCTCTCCCCGCACGCCAAGGGCCAGGGCCGGCAAGAGGACAGAGAAGGTAAGGGTACACACTCCCCTCCGGCGTTGGCTGGGGACTCCGGCTTTCTCCTAGCAGGCAGTGCGATGGGCGTGCGCGCGCGAGAGGAGCGGGGCTGACCGTGGACGCGGCCCACCTGCTGCGGGAGCCCACGCTGCGGCGCCCGGGCTGCGGGGGGCTGCGGGCGGAGGCGGGAAGCCGCGGGCCACCGAAGCCGGAGCGGCTCGTGGGCTGGAGCTGCGCTAGCAGGCGGCCTCCGCCGCGCCCCGCCGCGCGCTACCAAAGATGGTCAGAGGGTCGGGAggcgcccccgcccccgcccccgccggcCGCTAGTCCGGAGTCTGCGTTCCGCGCCGCCAGCGAGGTAGGTCGGAGCCCGGCGGCCCGGGGCCGGCCAGAGAGGCGAACGGGCAGCGCGGGAGACGAGGCCCCGCCACCCCCAGCCCACGCGCGCCGGGGCGCAGACAATGGCCGTGCGGTGCGGGCCCAGTGGCGAGGGCGGGCGCGTGGGTGCCGCGGGGCCGTCCACACCTGCGCACCCGGCCGGGCAGAGGCCGCGGGCATCGGCCAACGGCGGCGCGCGACGCCCGGGAGCCGAACCCCCGCGCCGGGCCCCGGGGCGGGGCGCTCTCCCGGCGGGAACGCCGGCCGGGCCCAGGCGCTAGCGCGGGCTGCAGAAGCTAGCTCGGGCCCGGCCGCTCTTGTGCTGTCAGCAAGCTGCAGAGCGCAGGGATCCCTTTTCTGAGATTCTCTCCATCTTGGTGGCATCTCAGTGTGAATTGAAAtcgaggggggagggggagaaccaACAACGGCGAATTGGGGCCGGGCTGCGGCGGGGTGACCCCCTCGGACACTTGGCCTGGGGACtctcaggaactgccagactgggaCAGTGCAGATACTGGGTGGCTGGGGGTAGTAAGCTAGGATCTCTCAACAAATggataactggaaaaaaaaaatcctcatttaGTTAATCTGATTTTAAATAGACCATCGTATAAATAGTTCAGCGCATTTTGCATATGGTGTTTGGGCATCTGATTTTAGTCTAGTTTTGGAATATGCCTGATGCCATCCATGTCTGGTGATCGGAATTTTTAACATTAATTATTAGAGTTAATACACAAAGCTGAAAACGTGTTTGTATTTTTTGCAGCATGGCTCTAAAAGGACAAGAAGATTACATTTTTCATTTCAAGGATTCGTCGCATCCAGTGGATTTTCTGGATGCATTCAGAACGTTTTACATGGATGGACTATTTACTGATATTACCCTTCAGTGTCCTTCAGGCATAATCTTCCATTGTCACCGAGCTGTTTTAGCTGCCTGCAGCAATTATTTTAAGGCAATGTTCACAGCTgacatgaaagaaaaatttaaaagtaaaataaaactgtcGGGCATCCACCATGATATTTTGGAAGGCCTTGTAAATTATGCATATACTTCTCAAATTGAAATTACTAAGAGAAATGTACAGAGCCTTCTTGAAGCAGCGGATCTGCTGCAGTTTCTTTCTGTAAAGAAGGCGTGTGAGCAGTTTCTGGTCAGGCACCTGGACATTGATAACTGTATCGGGATGCACTCTTTTGCAGAATTCCATGTGTGCTCAGAACTAGAGAAGGAATCCCGCAGGATCCTCTGCTCCAGGTTTAAGGAAGTTTGGCAGCAAGAAGAATTTCTGGAAATCAGCCTTGAAAAGTTTCTCTTTATCTTGTCCAGAAAGAATCTGAGTGTCTGGAAGGAAGAGGCTATCTTAGAGCCGGTCATTAAGTGGACTGCTCACGATGTAGAGAATCGAATCGAATGCATCTACAACCTGCTAAGCTATATCAACATAGACATAGACCCAGTGTACTTAAAGACGGCTCTAGGCCTTCAAAGAAGCTGCCTGCTAACTGAAAATAAGATACGTTCCCTAATATACAATGCCTTGAATCCCATGCATAAAGAGATTTCCCAGAGGTCCACAGCCACCATGTATATCATTGGAGGCTACTACTGGCATCCTTTATCAGAGGTCCACATATGGGACCCTTTGACAAATGTTTGGATTCAGGGAGCAGAAATACCAGATTATACCAGGGAGAGTTACGGTGTTACCTGCTTAGGACCTAACATTTATGTGACTGGCGGGTACAGGACAGATAATATAGATGCTCTTGACACAGTGTGGATCTATAACAGTGAGGGAGATGAGTGGACAGAAGGCCTGCCCATGCTCAATGCCAGGTATTACCACTGTGCAGTCACCTTGGGGGGCTGTGTCTACGCACTAGGTGGTTACAGGAAAGGGGCTCCTGCCGAAGAGGCCGAGTTCTAtgatcctctgaaagagaagtGGCTTCCTATCGCAAACATGATTAAAGGTGAGTGTAGCTTTTACTTGTCCTGCATTTTTACATGCCTGAGCTTAGGTTGGCAATCTTCTTCGCTCTTTGAGAAGTAATTCTTTAGGAAGAATGTTTCATACTGAAATATTCTTGAGGATCTACAGTAGATTAGATGAGTGATTCAGCCCAGGGTGATTCTCCTAGAAACAGTACAGAACCCAACCTGTCTGGACGTTAAAGCAAGTTCTACAAAACACTCAGTCAGTAGAGTGCATGGCTTCCACACCTAAGCTGTGTTCCTTCACCAGCACCATATGAACTGGGCTTGTGGCTCACGCCCATGATTATGACAGTCAGAAGTTtgaggtcattcttggctacataggtagttcaaggccagcctgggctatgtaagacTCCATCTTTAAAATTTGTTAACTAAATGGAATAaagtgttttaatatttttaaaaagaataccggggagtagaggcccttggtcttgcaaagatcatatgccccagtataggggaatgccagggccaggaagcgggagtgggtgggttgaggagcagggtggagggagggtataggggacttttaggataacatttgaaatgtaaatgaagaaaatatctaataaaaaaaaaagaatactgttCAAGTTAGAACAGAAAGCTAATTTGTGTAAGGAAATAGTATAATTCACTCTCCCCTATACAGCCTTCTTTATCTTACCTCAAGTCTTAATGTATACCTGCCTTAGAGATTGGCCTGGTTAGTTTTGTtaatttatggttttgttttaaacatttgCTCTAAAAACCTTTTCAACTTtgatttgtttctgttgttttgtttgaatttttgttgttgttgttgttgttctttttgtttttgtttttgttttttttgttttgagatctcactatgtagccatgctgtcctggaacttgctatgtagaccaagctggcctcaaattcagagagctctgcctgtgtctgcttcctgagtgctgaaattaaaggtgtgcacccccacACTTGGCTTCCGTGTGCCTTTTCATATCCAGCTTTTCCCGCTTGCAGAATACACTGATCAGCGCTATGAGGCCTCTTACTAAGACTTTGGACGGCTAGTCCCTTCGGAATATAACGCTGATTCTCCCCAGAACTAGAGACATAATCTGCCTGTGCTTTGGTGATGCGGGCTTCTCTCAAAATCAAGGGCAGAGACGGGGTCGTCGTCTTGCTGCCTGTGGCCCACAGAGCCAAGCATAGTGAGTCTCAGTGTTTGCTGCATAAACAGTGCATTTGTTGAGATTATCTAGCCTTGCCCTTCTTCCCttcagctggaaaaaaaaaaatcaactaggaTCTTCTTTTACTGCACTTAAGCTTCAGTGCTTGGGGGTtcatttaaaaaaccaaaaaaacagctGGTAAGTTTTTATCAAAGTGGTGTCATTTTGTCCCAAATGTTTCTTCCCAggcctttctgtttcttttttaacacTAGTGAGGGTGTGGGAATGTGACCTGGACTGGAGATCTGACCTGCAGTGAGCCTTGGATGACAGAGAAGCCGGAAGCTTAGCGGCAGATGGTCTTACAGTCACACAATGCTCTGCAGCCAAGCtgcctgggtctcagctctgactTTCTCTGCCAAACTTGGGCAAATGATTCAAGCCCTCTGcccaggcttttgttttgttttgttttgttttttaattccagCTTTTGATAGCTGGGGGTCTTGTGAAGACTAAAGGGCTGTGTGCTTATAACACCAGAGCCAAGTGTGGGACTCAGGGAGCCGCTGAGTATGTGGTTGGGTGAGAGGGTGGGAGAAGGTAGCAGAGAGCCTGTTGCTGTCTAGGTTTTGGCTTTGCCTGAACCTGACCATGGCTTCCTGATTCAGAGGCTGGTCCTGAGTGCTCTGACTCCTtccccatagaagaaacaagtcaAGTTCAAATACTTGAGCAGCGTTTGTAAGCCTGAAGGTGCTGCTGCTTTTATCTCTCAATGATAACAGTGCCACTGATTTTATAGATAATACATcctgggcaggagagatggctcagcggttaagagcactgactgcccttccaaaggttctgagttcaattcccagcaacctcatggtggctcacaaccatctgtaatggggtctgatgccctcttctggtgtgagtgaagacagttacagtgtactcacatacatcaaataaataaatattttttaaaaaaaaagaactcaatgtAAACAGGGATATGGATAATGCATCCTTGAGGATAGAAATTGCTCTATTGAAAATTTCAAGAGTTATATTTGAAACTGTTTTCTGGGGGATGGAGTTGGGTACCAACTCCGGGTAGCTGCTGGGAAAGAAAGCCCTATGCTTTTATATTTCCCTTGGTGGTATGGGAAGGCTCCATACTCTGCCAACACTACCCACGTGACAGCTGGttttgaattcacagaaatcctttattttattttgttttgttttactttattttattttattttttgagacaatgccttgctatgtatcctaggctggcctcaaactcatagtctTCCCACTTTAGCCTCCCAGATCCTGAGATTAGAAGCGTGAGTCACTAACCAGGGGAGAGGTATATTGCTTTCATTTGAAAGTTCTGATTCTTGTTTCTATCTAGCTAACCCAGAGGAGCGTACCACTTAGTGCCACTTTGTGCAAATTTGATGTATACTATTCTGATGGGATAGACTTATACTAAAATTAGAATTTCCCATTTTCCAGTAGAAAGAATATAATGTTATGTTTCCTCAATTGATGTTATTTGCATTGTGAAGTGAAGTAACATATTTTCTAGTAACGTAACTCCATTTGATTATCATCAAATTTCAATTTCATTTCCCTTGGGGGAGGATATTCAGGGATATGATGTACAGAAAAGAAATAAGCCCTTGCTTGGCCTCTTTGAAACTACAGAGTCTTTCTTTTTCATCATAATGACTTTTTTAGTTTTACATAACAACACATTCTTACTTTGAAGTAGATATCAACAAGGAGATTAAACTGCACTGAAAGACTTAAAACTGCACATTTTCAACTAAGACGAGCCTCCCTTCATACCTGGCCGAACCTGTTTTCTCCTCCTCACTTTTCTGTGGCCTCAGAGTCTCCCAGTTTTCCCAGTTCAAGACTTCAGAACCAGCCGGGTTTGTTTTGTCATCGAAGCCTATCTGTTTGACCCATCTTTCACCTCTGCCCTTCTGTTCACACCCAAAGCTCCTTCTAAGTCGGGCCCTTGATAATCCTGAGGTGATTCTGTCCCTACATCTCTCTGAGTCCTCTCCTTCATTTTTTAGTCCCTTCCTGCCCCCGTTTATAAGCTTGAAATGTCCTGAGGAACAAAGCCCAGGCACTCGGCTGCAACTTAAATGCCATCCTGAATTCTCATATGACGACTCCCATTGTGCTAGCCTGCACGGCATTGTCCAGTAAGCCTCTGAAGCTCTCCCCTGCTTAGAGCAGCTTCTCCTCTGCTTGCCAGAGTCCTAACAACCAGGCCCCGGGGGAGCAAATTGTGTCACCTTGCTGTGATTTCTCCAGTTAAAAGCAATATCTCTTTGATCTGAGCAATCATgttagcatctctctctctctttttctttatagtattttttccctttcctgttACTCTTTTCTAGTTATTCTAGGTGTTCAAAGAGCACACAGAGCCATTAGGTTCAGTCTTTGACCTCGCAGCATCTACCACAATGCTTTGCCCCTACCACCCATAACAACAAAACAGTAACGGGTCGGTACTCATTTCCGGAAAGCATGAACAATCTAAGATGTGACTTTAATTGACATACAGGTGTGGGAAATGCTACTGCCTGTGTCCTACATGAAGTCATCTATGTCATTGGTGGCCACTGTGGCTACAGAGGAAGCTGCACCTATGACAAGGTGCAGAGCTACAATTCAGACATCAACGAATGGAGCCTTATTACTGCGAGCCCACACCCAGGTAACAAGAATCCTATTTTAGTATCTAACTGTTGTCATTAGGATAGTTGGGGCAGGGCACAGAGATTAAAGGTGGGcgagtgttccttctcttttagaaGCATGCTCACTCTGGAATTCAAGGACTGTTAAACACCCGTTCCTAGATATGCAGAACTCTACATGTGTGTTACCTTAACAGTCATAAAGAAAAGTGTTGTCTATCAAAGAAATACCCTgcttctctggtgtgtgtgtgtctgtgtgtgtctgtgtctgtgtctgtgtatgaatgtgtgtaggCTAGAAGATGATGTCAGGTGTATTCCTCAGTTACCTCACCATCTTATTTTTTCAGACAGGTCTCTTTGAACCTGGAACTTACCTATTTGCCTAGTCTGGCTGTCTAGCAAGCTCCTAAGGTCATCATATCCCCACACTttcattgctgggattataggcatgcattgTTGAGCCcagcatcttttttttaatatttatttatttattagatgtaagtacactgcagctgtcttcagacacaccagtcagatctccttaaggatggttgtgagccaccatgtggttgctgggacttgaactcaggaccttcagaagagcagtcgggtgctcttacccgctgagccatctcaccagcccctgagccCAGCATCTTAAGTGAGTGATGGAGACCTAAGCTCGGGTCCTCAGGCTTATGTGGCAAACACTTTATCAGCTGAGCTGTCTCCTTGGCCCCCTTTAGCTCTCTTTTACTCTTAGCCTATCATACAAGGTTGGGAGTGATAAGAGCATGCACTTAGCATGGGTTAGGCCCTGGGTTCAGCTCCATTGAGAGAGTGAGTAGTCTAGGCTTTTACAGTTATACCATATGTTTGAGTGTTTGCGTTTGGATAAGTTCATATCATGCCACCCTATTACTTTGAGTCGTTTCCTGCAGAGCATCAGGATATTAGTGGGTCACTAGAGAGGGGAATTAAAGTCTGCATGCTTGAGATATGTGTGACTAACAGCAAGAGTTAACATCCTTGAGTGCACCCTATGCAGGTTAGGGCTTGACTAAGCACTTTACATGCAACATCATCCTTAGTTCTCACTGACGTTCTGTGTATAGGTATTGTTACCACTGATTTGCACATTTGAAAATGCAGGGGCCGTAACTTAGAAAAGATGAGTGACCTTTCCAAAACACACAGTTTGAAAATGACGACCCAGGATCCACAGTCTGTCTGTCTTGATTCCATATCTGGGATGTGACCACTaagctgcctgcttctgcttacTGGAGCAG contains:
- the Klhl23 gene encoding kelch-like protein 23 codes for the protein MALKGQEDYIFHFKDSSHPVDFLDAFRTFYMDGLFTDITLQCPSGIIFHCHRAVLAACSNYFKAMFTADMKEKFKSKIKLSGIHHDILEGLVNYAYTSQIEITKRNVQSLLEAADLLQFLSVKKACEQFLVRHLDIDNCIGMHSFAEFHVCSELEKESRRILCSRFKEVWQQEEFLEISLEKFLFILSRKNLSVWKEEAILEPVIKWTAHDVENRIECIYNLLSYINIDIDPVYLKTALGLQRSCLLTENKIRSLIYNALNPMHKEISQRSTATMYIIGGYYWHPLSEVHIWDPLTNVWIQGAEIPDYTRESYGVTCLGPNIYVTGGYRTDNIDALDTVWIYNSEGDEWTEGLPMLNARYYHCAVTLGGCVYALGGYRKGAPAEEAEFYDPLKEKWLPIANMIKGVGNATACVLHEVIYVIGGHCGYRGSCTYDKVQSYNSDINEWSLITASPHPEYGLCSVPFENKLYLVGGQTTITECYDPEQNEWRETAPMMERRMECGAVIMNGCIYVTGGYSYSKGTYLQSIEKYDPDLNKWEIVGNLPSAMRSHGCVCVYNV